From Flavobacterium alkalisoli, the proteins below share one genomic window:
- a CDS encoding DUF983 domain-containing protein, whose amino-acid sequence MSKFTDIVEEKCPKCGQGKVFKSKGSLFLFRLPKMNEHCEVCDHKFLREPGYFFGAMYVSYGLTVAEMIGVYAIAHFFIKDFGYMLALIAFMAVALSMFNFRLSRMLWIYMFDSKEEKKEQA is encoded by the coding sequence ATGTCAAAATTCACAGATATAGTAGAGGAAAAATGTCCTAAATGTGGACAGGGTAAAGTGTTTAAAAGCAAAGGGAGTTTGTTTCTTTTTCGTTTACCTAAAATGAATGAACATTGCGAAGTATGTGACCATAAGTTTTTAAGAGAACCCGGATACTTTTTTGGGGCAATGTATGTAAGTTATGGATTAACAGTAGCCGAAATGATTGGTGTATACGCTATAGCACACTTTTTCATAAAAGATTTCGGTTACATGCTGGCACTTATAGCTTTTATGGCAGTAGCACTCAGTATGTTTAATTTCAGGTTGTCGAGAATGCTTTGGATATATATGTTTGACAGTAAGGAAGAAAAAAAAGAGCAGGCTTAA
- a CDS encoding sensor of ECF-type sigma factor, with product MKAKLLLTLFLSFSLSVFSQDHKEKRDQIKALKVSFLTTELNLTSDESAKFWPVYNNYEEKEYQIRHDKMRSIIKKIDQAGNTLTEKDANAYLTQLQEAEEELLALRKKMVTELKPIIGAVKVIKMQKAEFDFKRKLLSKYRDKKK from the coding sequence ATGAAAGCAAAGTTATTACTAACCTTATTTTTAAGTTTTTCTTTAAGTGTTTTTTCACAGGACCACAAAGAAAAACGTGATCAGATTAAAGCTTTAAAAGTGTCTTTTCTAACTACCGAGCTTAACCTTACCAGTGACGAATCGGCTAAATTCTGGCCGGTATATAATAATTATGAGGAAAAAGAATATCAAATAAGACACGATAAAATGCGTTCTATCATTAAAAAGATAGATCAGGCAGGAAATACTTTGACCGAGAAAGATGCCAATGCTTACCTTACTCAGCTACAGGAAGCCGAAGAGGAGCTCTTAGCGTTGAGAAAAAAGATGGTTACTGAACTTAAACCAATAATAGGTGCAGTAAAGGTAATAAAAATGCAAAAGGCAGAATTTGACTTTAAAAGAAAATTACTCTCTAAATACAGGGATAAAAAGAAATAG
- a CDS encoding WD40/YVTN/BNR-like repeat-containing protein, translated as MRKILPLLLILALVSCKEEKKDFKPSFTEVETDTLLTDSISIRAITTDNDKVWYAGSRGKYGYVSLGEGKAFTGVMAMENGLPEFRSIAQTETDIFILNVGSPAKLYKIAKDGKSNKVVYTEEGEKVFYDSMQFYNDKEGIAIGDPTDDCLSVIITRDGGESWSKLSCDKLPEVEEGEAAFAASNTNLIVKGDKTWIVSGGKKSRVYYSPDKGNKWKQYKTPIVQGTETEGIYSADFYDENIGFAVGGDYTKPDMNTGNKIVTVKGGRRWKNVGDGIGFGYASCVQFLPDSEGYELVTAGPSGVFYSYDRGRSWKKILDDKELHTLRFADNKTIIAAGQNKIIRIKLK; from the coding sequence ATGAGAAAGATTTTACCTTTACTATTAATACTTGCCTTAGTTTCCTGTAAAGAGGAGAAAAAAGATTTTAAACCCTCATTTACTGAAGTAGAAACAGATACATTACTTACAGACAGCATAAGTATACGTGCTATAACCACAGATAATGATAAGGTTTGGTATGCAGGTAGCAGAGGTAAATATGGTTATGTTTCGTTAGGGGAAGGAAAGGCTTTTACCGGAGTAATGGCTATGGAAAATGGTTTACCCGAGTTTAGATCTATAGCCCAGACCGAAACAGATATTTTTATTCTTAATGTGGGTTCGCCGGCAAAGCTATATAAAATAGCTAAAGACGGAAAGAGTAATAAAGTAGTATACACTGAAGAAGGAGAAAAGGTGTTTTATGACAGTATGCAGTTTTATAATGACAAAGAAGGTATTGCTATAGGGGACCCTACTGATGACTGTCTTTCTGTAATTATTACCAGAGACGGAGGTGAAAGCTGGAGTAAGTTATCTTGCGACAAACTTCCTGAAGTAGAGGAGGGAGAAGCTGCTTTTGCGGCAAGCAATACAAACCTCATTGTAAAAGGAGATAAGACATGGATTGTTTCGGGAGGTAAAAAATCGAGAGTGTATTACTCACCGGATAAAGGAAATAAATGGAAACAGTATAAGACACCTATAGTTCAGGGCACGGAAACTGAAGGGATATATTCTGCCGATTTTTATGATGAGAATATTGGTTTTGCCGTAGGGGGAGATTATACAAAACCGGATATGAACACAGGAAACAAGATTGTCACCGTAAAAGGAGGCAGGCGATGGAAGAACGTTGGTGACGGAATAGGTTTTGGCTATGCTTCTTGTGTACAGTTTTTACCAGATAGTGAAGGTTACGAACTGGTTACCGCAGGCCCTTCGGGAGTATTCTATTCTTATGACAGAGGTAGATCCTGGAAAAAAATATTAGATGATAAAGAGTTACATACCTTGCGTTTTGCTGACAATAAGACTATTATAGCTGCCGGGCAAAACAAGATAATCAGGATAAAACTTAAATAA
- a CDS encoding AraC family transcriptional regulator — protein MKKTAILDISQFKQTGLEDFYVNTLEDHLITSHKDIALPHKHNFYLAILFTHGIGIHEIDFTVYDVKPGSLFFLNPGQTHHWELSPDTKGYIFFHTQAFYNLYYTQNHINNFPFFYSMHSSPCLYLEGEEFKDVTLLFKQILKENERDEILKKHRIINLVQYVYIECTRIYAKQNPVAALDTHNSYYSKFLKLEDLVNEHFVKEKSPAVYAEMMHMTPKHLNRITQAVAGKTTSDVITDRVLLEAKKELILQQDNFAGVAEMLGYEDYAYFSRLFKKKTNETPSEFLNRYKKG, from the coding sequence ATGAAGAAGACAGCCATATTAGATATCAGTCAGTTTAAACAAACCGGGTTAGAGGATTTTTATGTAAATACACTGGAAGATCACCTTATTACAAGCCATAAGGATATCGCTTTGCCTCATAAGCACAATTTTTATCTGGCAATACTATTTACCCATGGCATAGGAATACATGAAATTGACTTTACCGTTTATGATGTTAAGCCCGGTAGTCTTTTTTTTCTTAATCCGGGACAAACACATCATTGGGAATTATCCCCAGACACTAAAGGCTACATCTTCTTTCATACACAGGCATTTTATAATTTATATTATACTCAGAATCATATCAATAACTTCCCTTTCTTTTATAGTATGCACAGCTCTCCATGCCTTTATCTTGAAGGCGAAGAGTTTAAAGACGTAACACTCCTCTTTAAACAAATACTGAAAGAAAATGAAAGAGATGAGATATTGAAAAAACATCGCATCATTAACCTGGTTCAATATGTATATATAGAATGTACCCGTATTTATGCCAAACAAAATCCGGTAGCCGCTTTAGATACCCATAACAGTTATTACAGTAAGTTCCTTAAGCTGGAAGATTTAGTTAACGAACATTTCGTAAAAGAGAAATCTCCTGCCGTTTATGCAGAGATGATGCACATGACACCAAAGCATCTTAATCGTATTACACAGGCAGTAGCAGGTAAAACAACTTCAGATGTTATAACCGACAGGGTTTTACTGGAAGCCAAAAAGGAACTGATTTTACAACAGGATAATTTTGCCGGAGTTGCCGAAATGCTGGGGTATGAAGATTACGCCTATTTTTCCCGGTTGTTTAAAAAGAAAACTAATGAAACACCAAGTGAGTTTTTAAACAGGTATAAGAAAGGATAA